A window of the Streptomyces sp. NBC_00454 genome harbors these coding sequences:
- a CDS encoding LLM class flavin-dependent oxidoreductase, with protein sequence MTLRLSTVILPVHRWHEGGRERWQRAEALGFHAAYIYDHLSWRTFRKGPWFGALPTLTAAATATERMRLGTLVTSPNFRHPVTLAKDLISLDDISGGRITLGIGAGGNSFDATVLGQEAWTPKERADRFGEFLPLLDRLLTEDSVSQRGTFYSADEAFNIPGCAQRPRLPFAVAATGPRGLKLAAQYGQAWVTTGDPKIFDEGTPEQSVEAIRGQLDKLGKACVETGRDVAELDKVLLTGFTPDRGGPLESVDAFVDFAGRHQDLGITELVIHWPIPDTEFAADQDVFERIATEGLAQLG encoded by the coding sequence ATGACGTTGCGCCTGAGCACTGTGATCCTTCCCGTCCACCGGTGGCACGAAGGGGGGCGCGAGCGCTGGCAGCGGGCAGAGGCACTGGGGTTCCACGCCGCCTACATCTACGACCACCTGTCCTGGCGGACCTTCCGCAAGGGTCCGTGGTTCGGTGCGCTGCCGACGCTCACGGCCGCCGCCACGGCGACGGAGCGGATGCGGCTGGGCACGCTCGTCACCTCGCCCAACTTCCGCCACCCGGTGACGCTCGCCAAGGACCTGATCTCCCTGGACGACATCTCCGGCGGCCGGATCACGCTCGGCATCGGCGCCGGCGGCAACAGCTTCGACGCCACCGTGCTCGGCCAGGAGGCGTGGACCCCCAAGGAGCGGGCCGACCGGTTCGGCGAGTTCCTGCCGCTGCTCGACCGGCTGCTCACGGAGGACTCCGTCTCGCAGCGGGGAACGTTCTACTCGGCCGACGAGGCCTTCAACATCCCCGGCTGCGCCCAGCGGCCCCGACTGCCCTTCGCCGTCGCCGCGACCGGACCCCGCGGACTGAAGCTCGCCGCGCAGTACGGGCAGGCGTGGGTGACGACCGGCGATCCGAAGATCTTCGACGAGGGCACCCCGGAGCAGTCGGTGGAGGCCATCCGGGGCCAGCTCGACAAGCTGGGCAAGGCCTGTGTGGAGACCGGCCGGGACGTGGCGGAGCTGGACAAGGTCCTGCTCACGGGCTTCACCCCGGACCGCGGGGGCCCGCTGGAGTCCGTGGACGCCTTCGTCGACTTCGCGGGCCGCCACCAGGATCTCGGCATCACCGAGCTGGTGATCCACTGGCCGATCCCCGATACCGAGTTCGCCGCCGACCAGGACGTCTTCGAGCGGATCGCGACCGAGGGGCTCGCCCAGCTCGGCTGA
- a CDS encoding cyclophilin-like fold protein, translating to MKIRILWPAGHLTATLDETPTAKALAEALPISATANTWGEEVYFDTGVSVALEHDAQQVVAPGTVAFWTEGDALALPYGPTPISRGGESRLASPCNVLGSFDGDPRLLATVRDGDSIRVELA from the coding sequence ATGAAGATTCGGATCCTCTGGCCCGCCGGCCACCTCACCGCCACCCTCGACGAGACCCCCACCGCCAAGGCGCTCGCCGAAGCCCTCCCGATTTCCGCCACCGCGAACACCTGGGGCGAGGAGGTCTACTTCGACACGGGCGTCTCCGTGGCCCTGGAGCACGACGCCCAGCAGGTCGTCGCCCCCGGCACGGTCGCGTTCTGGACCGAGGGCGACGCGCTCGCGCTGCCCTACGGTCCGACGCCGATCTCCCGCGGGGGCGAGAGCCGCCTGGCGAGCCCGTGCAACGTGCTCGGCTCGTTCGACGGCGACCCCCGCCTGCTGGCCACCGTCCGCGACGGCGACTCCATCCGCGTGGAACTCGCGTAG
- a CDS encoding cytochrome ubiquinol oxidase subunit I, whose amino-acid sequence MDLALAPETLARWQFGITTVYHFLFVPLTISLAALVAILQTAWVRSEKEKYLKATKFWGKLFLINIAMGVVTGIVQEFQFGMNWSDYSRFVGDIFGAPLAFEALIAFFFESTFIGLWIFGWDKLPKKIHLACIWMVSIGTILSAYFILAANSWMQHPVGYRMNPERGRAELTDFWLVLTQNTALTQFFHTMTAAFLVGGAFMVGIAAFHLSRKRHIPVMRTSLRLGLVVMIIAGLGTAISGDLLGKVMFKQQPMKMAAAEALWDGEAPAPFSVFAYGDVEKGHNTVAIEIPGLLSFLANDDFTSFVPGINDVNKAEQEKFGPGDYRPNIPVAYWGFRWMIGFGMASLGVGVLGLWLTRKKFMLPPGLRTGENEVPHLVLFKKALSPKFTNLYWVIALWTMGFPLIANSWGWIFTEMGRQPWVVYGVLRTRDAVSPNVSQGEVLTSMIGFTLLYAVLAVIEVKLLVKYVKAGPPELTEADLNPPTKIGGDDKNPDRPMAFSY is encoded by the coding sequence GTGGACCTAGCTTTGGCGCCAGAGACACTGGCGCGATGGCAGTTCGGTATTACCACCGTCTATCACTTCCTCTTCGTTCCCTTGACGATCTCGCTGGCCGCGCTCGTCGCGATCCTGCAGACCGCCTGGGTGCGTTCGGAAAAAGAGAAGTACCTCAAGGCCACGAAGTTCTGGGGCAAGCTCTTCCTGATCAACATCGCGATGGGCGTCGTCACCGGAATCGTCCAGGAGTTCCAGTTCGGCATGAACTGGTCCGACTACTCGCGCTTCGTCGGTGACATCTTCGGCGCCCCGCTGGCCTTCGAGGCCCTCATCGCCTTCTTCTTCGAATCCACCTTCATCGGCCTGTGGATCTTCGGCTGGGACAAGCTGCCCAAGAAGATCCACCTGGCCTGCATCTGGATGGTCTCGATCGGCACCATCCTCTCCGCGTACTTCATCCTCGCGGCGAACTCCTGGATGCAGCACCCGGTCGGCTACCGGATGAACCCGGAGCGGGGCCGGGCCGAGCTCACCGACTTCTGGCTGGTGCTCACCCAGAACACGGCGCTGACGCAGTTCTTCCACACCATGACGGCCGCCTTCCTGGTCGGTGGCGCGTTCATGGTCGGCATCGCCGCCTTCCACCTCTCCCGCAAGCGGCACATCCCTGTGATGCGGACCTCGCTGCGGCTCGGCCTGGTCGTCATGATCATCGCCGGACTGGGCACGGCCATCAGCGGTGACCTGCTCGGCAAGGTGATGTTCAAGCAGCAGCCGATGAAGATGGCCGCCGCCGAGGCGCTCTGGGACGGCGAGGCGCCGGCGCCCTTCTCGGTCTTCGCCTACGGCGACGTCGAAAAGGGTCACAACACGGTCGCCATAGAGATCCCGGGCCTGCTGTCCTTCCTGGCCAACGACGACTTCACCTCCTTCGTCCCGGGCATCAACGACGTGAACAAGGCCGAGCAGGAGAAGTTCGGGCCCGGCGACTACCGGCCCAACATCCCCGTCGCCTACTGGGGCTTCCGCTGGATGATCGGCTTCGGGATGGCCTCCCTGGGAGTCGGCGTCCTGGGACTCTGGCTGACCCGCAAGAAGTTCATGCTGCCGCCGGGGCTGCGCACCGGTGAGAACGAGGTCCCGCACCTGGTCCTCTTCAAGAAGGCGCTGAGCCCCAAGTTCACCAACCTGTACTGGGTGATCGCGCTCTGGACCATGGGCTTCCCGCTGATCGCCAACTCCTGGGGCTGGATCTTCACCGAGATGGGCCGTCAGCCCTGGGTGGTCTACGGAGTCCTGCGCACTCGCGACGCCGTCTCGCCCAATGTCTCCCAGGGCGAGGTGCTCACCTCGATGATCGGCTTCACGCTGCTCTACGCCGTGCTCGCGGTGATCGAAGTCAAGCTGCTCGTGAAGTACGTCAAGGCCGGCCCGCCCGAGCTCACCGAGGCCGACCTCAACCCGCCCACCAAGATCGGCGGGGACGACAAGAACCCCGACCGGCCGATGGCCTTCTCGTACTGA
- a CDS encoding DUF6083 domain-containing protein: MSLCSRCEWEGSARPDREPVLVGEILAGPSGPLAQAAGGGGAAPPVRAGQAPGGTICRICGGAAEWHRTVRGRWLMIEPGSWPSGSVPAGKRWHITDNGTAVSLSATSVSGNCRICHFDVCYRAPAPMGSPLMLELWRKNAQRGA; the protein is encoded by the coding sequence ATGTCGCTCTGCTCACGCTGCGAGTGGGAGGGATCCGCTCGTCCGGACCGCGAGCCGGTGCTGGTGGGGGAGATCCTGGCCGGCCCCTCGGGCCCCTTGGCCCAAGCCGCCGGCGGTGGCGGCGCCGCACCCCCGGTCCGGGCCGGCCAGGCCCCGGGCGGGACGATCTGCCGCATCTGCGGCGGCGCTGCCGAGTGGCACCGCACGGTGCGGGGCCGCTGGCTGATGATCGAGCCCGGTTCCTGGCCGTCCGGCTCCGTCCCGGCGGGCAAACGCTGGCACATCACGGACAACGGCACCGCCGTCTCCCTGAGCGCCACCTCGGTCTCGGGCAACTGTCGGATCTGTCACTTCGACGTCTGCTACCGGGCTCCGGCGCCCATGGGATCACCGCTGATGCTCGAGCTGTGGCGCAAGAACGCCCAGCGTGGAGCGTGA
- a CDS encoding Cof-type HAD-IIB family hydrolase codes for MGEDGSVTSAPQCPDGPTPTPRLIATDLDGTLLRDDKSVSQRTVDALAAAEEAGIEVFFVTGRPARWMGVVSDHVHGHGLAICANGAAVVDLHAFDPHTDRSPTGREFVQVRALPRLTALKVVEALRAAAPGTSFAVELTTGINYEPAYPPFFQDPGANVATAEKLLQEDTDDDSAPVLKVLAHHAELAPDEFLELARAHAGAYASITRSSPTALLEISGPGVSKASTLALCCEERGISAAEVVAFGDMPNDVEMLGWAGTSYAMGNAHPDVIAAASGRTVANNEDGVALVIERILADRAARPRS; via the coding sequence ATGGGCGAAGATGGATCCGTGACCTCGGCTCCCCAGTGCCCGGACGGGCCAACCCCCACGCCCCGGCTCATCGCCACCGACCTCGACGGCACCCTGCTGCGCGACGACAAATCCGTCTCGCAGCGCACCGTCGACGCACTCGCCGCCGCCGAGGAGGCCGGCATCGAGGTCTTCTTCGTCACCGGACGCCCGGCCCGCTGGATGGGCGTGGTCAGCGACCACGTCCATGGCCACGGCCTGGCGATCTGCGCCAACGGCGCTGCCGTCGTCGATCTGCACGCCTTCGATCCGCACACCGACCGCTCGCCCACGGGCCGGGAGTTCGTCCAGGTCAGGGCCCTGCCCCGGCTCACCGCGCTCAAGGTGGTGGAGGCTCTGCGGGCCGCCGCCCCCGGTACCTCGTTCGCCGTCGAACTGACCACCGGCATCAACTACGAGCCTGCGTACCCGCCCTTCTTCCAGGACCCGGGCGCCAACGTCGCCACCGCCGAGAAGCTGCTCCAGGAGGACACGGACGACGACTCGGCGCCCGTCCTCAAGGTGCTCGCGCACCATGCCGAGCTGGCGCCCGACGAGTTCCTGGAGCTGGCCCGCGCCCACGCCGGCGCGTACGCCTCGATCACCCGCTCCAGCCCGACCGCCCTGCTGGAGATCAGCGGACCGGGCGTCTCCAAGGCCAGCACCCTCGCGCTGTGCTGCGAGGAGCGCGGTATCTCGGCGGCCGAGGTGGTCGCATTCGGGGACATGCCGAACGACGTGGAGATGCTCGGCTGGGCGGGCACCTCGTACGCGATGGGCAACGCCCATCCGGACGTGATCGCGGCCGCGTCCGGCCGTACGGTCGCCAACAACGAGGACGGCGTCGCCCTCGTCATCGAGCGCATCCTGGCCGACCGGGCTGCCCGCCCCCGGTCCTGA
- the cydD gene encoding thiol reductant ABC exporter subunit CydD, translating to MKPIDPRLLRYARSTRLFLGAVVALGLAGAGLVVGQAMLIAEIVVGAFEDGLDGSQLRTPLLLLAAVALGRGLVAWLTELAAHRASAAVKSELRGRLLDRAADLGPGWLSGQRTGSLVALATRGVDALDDYFSRYLPQLGLAIVVPVAVLARIVTEDWVSAAIIVVTLPLIPVFMILIGMATQSRMDRQWRLLSRLSGHFLDVVAGLPTLKVFGRAKAQAESIRKITDDYRQATMRTLRIAFLSSFALELLATLSVALVAVTIGMRLVHGELDLYTGLVILVLAPEAYLPLRQVGAQYHAAAEGLAAAEEIFDVLETPAPEAGGTAAVPAAGLRIELDGVAVRYQGRGEDSPGPVSLTVAPGECVALTGPSGAGKSTLLQVLLGFVTPSAGRVRVGGVDLAELSREQWRERIAWVPQRPHLFAGTIAQNVRLARPEAEDEAVVGALKDAGAWEFVAGLPHGADTLLGEGGVGLSAGQRQRLALARAFLADRPVLLLDEPTAALDGETEAGVVEAVRRLAVGRTVLLVVHRPALLAVADRVVRVGAGPAGLLPHPAPAPASALARTSEGSGVEAADPAGVSDPGEWILGSAPAERVAKAAGADTGGRDPLRRVRAVAKAWQGRFRLGLLLGALAVGCSVGLMAVSGWLISRASEQPPVLYLMVAVTATRAFGMGRAVFRYAERLVSHDAVLRMLADLRVSVYRGLERIAPAGLRAQRRGDLLTRLVADADALQDYWLRWLLPVGTAVLVGTGSVAFTAWLLPEAGAALAAGLIAAGVGVPLVSAVCARRTERRLAPARGELATRVADLLTGTAELTVAGALGGRKAAAKESDRTLTGIAARTAAVTGLGSGLSALLCGLTVVCASAVGASAVAGGRLSGVAMAVVVLTPLAAFEAVTGLPQAVQYRQRVRRSAERVYEVIDSPVPVTEPERPEVLPASPFPLRLTGLAARHPGQEHDALRGLDLTLEAGRRVAVVGPSGAGKTTLAQVLLRFLDQHEGSYTLGGTDARALDGDDVRRVVGLCAQDAHIFDSSVRENLRLARTGASEEQLRGALAAARLLEWADGLPDGLDTLVGEHGERISGGQRQRLALARALLADFPVLVLDEPAEHLDLATADALTADLLAATEGRTTVLITHRLAGLEAVDEVLVLDRGAVVQRGAYAELAAVEGPLRRLLERERAADRTTADSEGSSFLAPDSPHS from the coding sequence GTGAAACCGATCGACCCGCGCCTGCTCCGGTACGCCCGTTCCACCCGTCTCTTCCTGGGGGCGGTGGTGGCTCTCGGGCTCGCCGGGGCGGGGCTGGTCGTCGGCCAGGCGATGCTGATCGCCGAGATCGTGGTCGGTGCCTTCGAGGACGGACTGGACGGGTCGCAGCTCCGGACGCCCCTGCTGCTGCTCGCGGCGGTGGCGCTCGGACGGGGCCTGGTCGCCTGGCTGACGGAGCTGGCCGCGCACCGGGCCAGCGCGGCGGTCAAGTCGGAGCTGCGGGGCCGGCTGCTGGACCGGGCCGCCGACCTGGGGCCCGGCTGGCTGAGCGGGCAGAGGACGGGATCCCTGGTGGCGCTGGCCACCCGGGGCGTGGACGCGCTCGACGACTACTTCTCGCGGTACCTGCCCCAGCTGGGGCTCGCGATCGTCGTCCCCGTGGCGGTGCTCGCCCGGATCGTCACCGAGGACTGGGTGTCGGCGGCCATCATCGTGGTCACACTGCCGCTGATCCCGGTCTTCATGATCCTGATCGGCATGGCCACCCAGTCCCGGATGGACCGCCAGTGGCGGCTGCTGTCCCGCTTGTCGGGGCACTTCCTGGACGTGGTGGCCGGACTCCCGACCCTGAAGGTCTTCGGCCGGGCGAAGGCCCAGGCCGAGTCCATCCGCAAGATCACCGACGACTACCGGCAGGCCACGATGCGCACCCTGCGCATCGCGTTCCTGTCCTCCTTCGCGCTCGAACTGCTGGCGACCCTCTCGGTGGCCCTGGTGGCCGTGACCATCGGCATGCGGCTCGTGCACGGGGAACTGGACCTGTACACCGGGCTGGTCATCCTGGTCCTGGCACCCGAGGCGTACCTGCCCCTGCGTCAGGTCGGCGCGCAGTACCACGCGGCGGCGGAGGGGCTGGCGGCCGCGGAAGAGATCTTCGACGTGCTGGAGACCCCGGCCCCGGAGGCGGGCGGCACGGCCGCCGTACCCGCTGCGGGGCTGCGGATCGAACTGGACGGGGTCGCGGTCCGGTACCAGGGCCGGGGCGAGGATTCCCCCGGACCGGTCTCGCTGACCGTGGCGCCCGGCGAATGCGTGGCCCTCACCGGACCGAGCGGCGCGGGCAAGTCCACGCTGCTCCAGGTGCTGCTGGGGTTCGTGACCCCGAGCGCCGGCCGGGTGCGGGTCGGCGGCGTGGACCTGGCGGAGCTCTCTCGGGAACAGTGGCGGGAGCGGATCGCATGGGTGCCGCAGCGGCCGCACCTGTTCGCCGGGACGATCGCGCAGAACGTACGGCTGGCGAGGCCGGAAGCCGAGGACGAGGCCGTCGTCGGTGCCCTGAAGGACGCCGGGGCCTGGGAGTTCGTGGCCGGACTGCCGCACGGCGCGGACACGCTGCTCGGCGAGGGCGGTGTCGGTCTGTCCGCGGGGCAGCGGCAGCGCCTCGCACTGGCACGGGCGTTCCTGGCGGACCGGCCGGTGCTGCTGCTGGACGAGCCGACGGCCGCGCTGGACGGCGAGACCGAAGCGGGCGTCGTGGAGGCGGTACGCAGGCTCGCGGTCGGGCGGACCGTGCTGCTGGTGGTGCACCGGCCGGCGCTGCTCGCCGTCGCCGACCGGGTGGTGCGCGTCGGGGCGGGCCCCGCGGGGCTGCTTCCGCACCCCGCGCCCGCCCCCGCCTCCGCCCTCGCCCGGACCTCCGAGGGCTCGGGCGTGGAGGCGGCGGACCCTGCCGGAGTGAGCGACCCCGGGGAGTGGATCCTCGGGAGCGCGCCCGCCGAGCGGGTGGCGAAGGCGGCCGGAGCCGATACGGGCGGGCGGGACCCGCTGCGGCGGGTCAGGGCCGTGGCCAAGGCGTGGCAGGGCCGCTTCCGGCTCGGGCTGCTGCTCGGGGCACTGGCCGTCGGGTGCAGCGTGGGGCTGATGGCCGTCTCCGGCTGGCTGATCTCGCGGGCCTCCGAACAGCCGCCCGTGCTGTACCTGATGGTGGCCGTCACCGCCACGAGGGCCTTCGGCATGGGCCGGGCCGTCTTCCGGTACGCGGAACGGCTCGTGTCCCACGACGCCGTGCTGCGCATGCTGGCCGACCTGCGGGTCTCCGTGTACCGGGGGCTGGAGCGGATCGCCCCCGCCGGGCTGCGCGCGCAGCGGCGCGGGGACCTGCTGACCCGGCTGGTGGCCGACGCCGACGCCCTGCAGGACTACTGGCTGCGCTGGTTGCTGCCCGTCGGCACCGCTGTGCTCGTCGGGACCGGGTCGGTGGCGTTCACCGCCTGGCTGCTTCCCGAGGCCGGAGCCGCGCTCGCGGCCGGGCTGATCGCCGCCGGCGTCGGGGTGCCGCTCGTCAGCGCGGTCTGCGCGCGCCGTACGGAGCGCCGGCTCGCGCCCGCCCGGGGGGAGCTCGCCACCCGGGTGGCCGATCTGCTGACCGGGACCGCGGAGCTGACCGTGGCCGGAGCCCTCGGCGGGCGGAAGGCCGCCGCGAAGGAGAGCGACCGCACCCTGACCGGGATCGCCGCCCGCACGGCCGCCGTCACCGGGCTCGGGAGCGGGCTGTCCGCCCTGTTGTGCGGGCTGACCGTGGTGTGCGCCTCCGCCGTCGGCGCGAGCGCCGTCGCCGGGGGCCGGCTGTCCGGGGTGGCCATGGCCGTGGTCGTGCTGACTCCGCTCGCCGCCTTCGAGGCCGTCACCGGGCTTCCGCAGGCCGTCCAGTACCGCCAGCGGGTCCGCCGAAGCGCCGAGCGGGTCTACGAGGTCATCGACTCGCCCGTCCCGGTCACCGAGCCCGAGCGGCCCGAGGTGCTGCCCGCCTCGCCCTTCCCGCTGAGGCTGACGGGGCTCGCCGCCCGCCATCCCGGGCAGGAGCACGACGCCCTGCGCGGGCTCGACCTGACCCTGGAAGCGGGCCGCCGGGTCGCGGTCGTCGGCCCCTCGGGCGCGGGCAAGACCACGCTGGCGCAGGTTCTGCTGCGCTTCCTGGACCAGCACGAAGGCTCGTACACCCTGGGCGGGACCGACGCGCGTGCGCTCGACGGGGACGACGTGCGCCGGGTGGTGGGCCTGTGCGCCCAGGACGCCCACATCTTCGACAGCTCGGTGCGGGAGAACCTGCGCCTGGCCCGCACCGGGGCGAGCGAGGAGCAACTGCGCGGAGCGCTCGCCGCGGCGCGGCTGCTGGAGTGGGCCGACGGCCTTCCCGACGGGCTGGACACCCTGGTCGGTGAGCACGGCGAGCGGATCTCCGGCGGTCAGCGCCAGCGCCTCGCGCTGGCCCGGGCCCTGCTCGCGGACTTCCCGGTTCTCGTCCTGGACGAGCCGGCCGAGCACCTGGACCTGGCGACCGCGGACGCACTGACCGCGGACCTGCTGGCCGCGACCGAGGGCCGCACCACCGTGCTGATCACGCACCGGCTGGCCGGGCTGGAAGCGGTGGACGAGGTGCTCGTACTGGACCGCGGCGCGGTCGTCCAGCGCGGGGCGTACGCGGAGCTCGCCGCTGTCGAGGGGCCACTGCGGAGGCTTCTGGAGCGGGAGAGGGCAGCGGACCGCACGACGGCCGATTCCGAAGGCTCGTCCTTCCTTGCTCCTGACTCCCCTCACTCCTGA
- a CDS encoding GAF domain-containing sensor histidine kinase produces MSAQESQQSPESSPEPSPGKPDPLEAATAATRSLQGLSTELTARVPQLLEAMRSVGTGLELHSTLDRICETAAELADARYAAIGVVDTEGRGLSDFVTFGISDQLAKKIGHRPDGKRGLLGALISHPDTVHLADLSKDPRSAGFPEHHPPMKTFLGVPIRVQGEIFGNLYLAEKNGGGEFNDYDVHMVRVLATEAGIAIGNARLYEAATQRERWIDGSVAVTTALLSGGDADDALAVVAEQARRLADSAAGIVMLPAEEGGMEIVAVSAENPATSLGVVIPAESPVVARLLEGEPVFVEDAASDPRMISRLTSQYGACMMLPLHSGGRVLGALVTPRARGKRPFSEAERTLATQFASQAALALMMAEAQRDRERLAVFEDRDRIARDLHDLVIQRLFATGMMLEGAQRRSIVPEVRDGVGKAVDELDVTIQEIRTAIFALQQGPAEVPSGLRTRVLREINMAAVPLGFKPAHRFLGPIDAVVGELVGKNLIAALREALSNAFRHAEASRIEVVLDATVTLADGRPGVRLEVADDGVGIPEGGRRSGLRNLRRRAESLGGSSSYGPGLDEDGGGTTLVWEAPL; encoded by the coding sequence ATGTCAGCGCAGGAGTCCCAGCAATCGCCCGAGTCATCGCCGGAGCCGTCACCGGGAAAGCCCGACCCGCTGGAGGCCGCGACCGCTGCCACCCGGAGTCTCCAGGGGCTGTCCACCGAGCTCACGGCCCGGGTGCCACAGCTCCTGGAAGCCATGCGGTCGGTGGGCACCGGCCTTGAGCTGCACTCCACGCTGGACCGGATCTGCGAGACGGCGGCCGAGCTCGCGGACGCCCGCTACGCGGCCATCGGCGTCGTCGACACCGAGGGCCGGGGGCTATCGGACTTCGTCACCTTCGGCATCAGCGACCAGTTGGCCAAGAAGATCGGGCACCGCCCGGACGGGAAGCGCGGCCTGCTCGGCGCCCTGATCTCCCACCCCGACACGGTGCACCTCGCCGACCTGAGCAAGGACCCGCGCTCGGCGGGATTCCCCGAGCACCATCCGCCCATGAAGACCTTCCTCGGCGTCCCGATCCGGGTGCAGGGCGAGATCTTCGGCAACCTCTACCTCGCCGAGAAGAACGGCGGCGGCGAGTTCAACGACTACGACGTCCACATGGTCCGGGTACTGGCCACCGAGGCGGGCATCGCCATCGGCAACGCCCGGCTCTACGAGGCCGCCACCCAGCGCGAGCGCTGGATCGACGGTTCGGTCGCCGTCACCACCGCCCTGCTGTCGGGCGGGGACGCGGACGACGCGCTCGCGGTCGTCGCCGAACAGGCCCGCCGGCTCGCCGATTCGGCCGCCGGGATCGTGATGCTGCCCGCCGAGGAGGGCGGGATGGAGATCGTCGCGGTCTCCGCGGAGAACCCGGCCACCTCGCTCGGCGTGGTGATCCCGGCCGAGAGCCCCGTGGTCGCCAGGCTCCTGGAGGGCGAGCCGGTCTTCGTGGAGGACGCGGCCTCGGATCCGCGCATGATCAGCCGCCTGACGAGCCAGTACGGGGCCTGCATGATGCTCCCGCTGCACAGCGGCGGCCGGGTGCTGGGAGCGCTCGTCACCCCCCGCGCCCGCGGCAAGCGGCCGTTCAGCGAGGCCGAGCGGACCCTGGCCACGCAGTTCGCCTCCCAGGCGGCGCTCGCGCTGATGATGGCCGAGGCGCAGCGCGACCGGGAACGGCTTGCGGTCTTCGAGGACCGCGACCGCATCGCCCGCGATCTCCACGACCTGGTCATCCAGCGGCTCTTCGCCACCGGCATGATGCTGGAGGGCGCCCAGCGCCGGTCGATCGTGCCCGAGGTGCGTGACGGGGTCGGCAAGGCCGTGGACGAGCTCGACGTGACGATCCAGGAGATCCGCACCGCGATCTTCGCCCTCCAGCAGGGCCCGGCGGAAGTCCCCTCGGGTCTGCGCACCCGGGTACTGCGGGAGATCAACATGGCTGCGGTGCCGCTGGGCTTCAAGCCCGCGCACCGCTTCCTCGGGCCGATCGACGCGGTCGTCGGCGAACTCGTCGGCAAGAACCTGATCGCAGCCCTGCGCGAGGCCCTGTCGAACGCGTTCCGGCACGCCGAGGCCTCCCGCATCGAGGTGGTGCTCGACGCCACGGTCACCCTGGCCGACGGACGGCCCGGGGTCCGGCTGGAGGTGGCGGACGACGGCGTGGGCATCCCGGAGGGCGGGCGGCGCAGCGGGCTGCGCAACCTGCGCCGACGGGCCGAATCGCTCGGCGGCTCCAGCTCGTACGGGCCCGGCCTCGACGAGGACGGCGGCGGGACCACCCTGGTGTGGGAGGCCCCGCTCTAG
- the cydB gene encoding cytochrome d ubiquinol oxidase subunit II: protein MQLHDVWFVLIAVLWIGYFFLEGFDFGVGVLTKLLARDRKEKRVLINTIGPVWDGNEVWLLTAGGATFAAFPEWYATLFSGFYLPLLIILICLIIRGVSFEYRHKRPEDKWQTNWEHAIFWTSLIPAFLWGVAFANIVRGVKIDQHKEYVGTFFDLLNVYSILGGLVTLSLFTFHGAVFTSLKTVGDIRDRSRKLAMRLGVVTAVLALAFLIWTQVSRGDGWSLVAMIVAVLSLVGALGFNFAGREGWAFALSGVTIAAAVAMLFLTLFPNVMPSSLNDAWNLTVTNASSSPYTLKIMTWCAGVATPVVLLYQAWTYWVFRKRIGTQHIADAH from the coding sequence ATGCAACTCCACGACGTCTGGTTCGTGCTCATCGCCGTCCTGTGGATCGGCTACTTCTTCCTCGAGGGCTTCGACTTCGGGGTCGGCGTACTGACCAAGCTGCTGGCCCGCGACCGCAAGGAGAAGCGGGTCCTGATCAACACGATCGGGCCCGTCTGGGACGGCAACGAGGTCTGGCTGCTCACGGCGGGCGGTGCGACCTTCGCCGCCTTCCCCGAGTGGTACGCCACCCTCTTCTCCGGCTTCTACCTGCCGCTGCTGATCATCCTGATCTGCCTCATCATCCGGGGCGTCTCCTTCGAGTACCGCCACAAGCGTCCCGAGGACAAGTGGCAGACCAACTGGGAACACGCGATCTTCTGGACCTCGCTGATCCCCGCGTTCCTGTGGGGCGTGGCCTTCGCCAACATCGTGCGCGGCGTGAAGATCGACCAGCACAAGGAGTACGTCGGCACCTTCTTCGACCTGCTCAACGTCTACTCGATCCTCGGTGGCCTGGTCACCCTGAGCCTCTTCACCTTCCACGGCGCGGTGTTCACCTCGCTCAAGACGGTCGGTGACATCCGGGACCGCTCGCGCAAGCTGGCCATGCGGCTCGGGGTGGTGACCGCCGTGCTGGCGCTCGCCTTCCTGATCTGGACCCAGGTCTCGCGCGGCGACGGCTGGAGCCTGGTCGCGATGATCGTGGCGGTCCTGTCCCTGGTCGGAGCCCTCGGCTTCAACTTCGCGGGCCGGGAGGGCTGGGCGTTCGCCCTGTCGGGAGTCACCATCGCGGCCGCCGTGGCGATGCTGTTCCTGACGCTCTTCCCGAACGTCATGCCGTCCTCCCTGAACGACGCCTGGAACCTCACGGTCACCAACGCCTCGTCCAGCCCGTACACCCTGAAGATCATGACCTGGTGCGCGGGGGTGGCGACCCCGGTCGTCCTGCTCTACCAGGCGTGGACCTACTGGGTGTTCCGCAAGCGCATCGGTACGCAGCACATCGCCGACGCGCACTGA